From a region of the Corallococcus coralloides DSM 2259 genome:
- a CDS encoding glycosyltransferase: MKVALVHDWLVTHRGGERVLDALCELFPRADLYTLIHQPGSQSPRIEDRRITTSFLQHIPGIHSRYRHFLPLFPRAIEALRITGDYDLVLSSSHCVAKGIHAPPGVPHLSYVHAPMRYMWDLFDEYFGPGRTRLPVRAAALAVRPYLQHWDRTSTQRVDRLVANSRHIAGKIRRFWDREASVVPPPVELERFTQVPLEGGGQGGYFLWLGAFAPYKRLDVALEAFRTLDTPLWVVGTGQEASRLTSGPLPPHIRFLGNVPDSALPALYRDARALLFTPEEDFGITPLEAQATGRPVIAFGKGGALETVTPRTGLFFPEQTPASLAAAVRQFDAWEKTFRPEDARAQAERFSRARFQQAIQAEVEALLGMSPGSPAV; the protein is encoded by the coding sequence GTGAAGGTCGCCCTCGTCCACGACTGGCTCGTCACCCACCGCGGCGGAGAACGCGTCCTCGACGCCCTCTGCGAACTGTTCCCCCGCGCGGACCTCTACACCCTCATCCACCAGCCGGGCAGCCAGTCCCCGCGCATCGAGGACCGGCGCATCACCACGTCGTTCCTCCAGCACATCCCCGGCATCCACTCGCGCTACCGGCACTTCCTGCCGCTGTTCCCCCGCGCCATCGAAGCCCTGCGCATCACCGGCGACTACGACCTGGTCCTGTCCTCCAGCCACTGCGTCGCCAAGGGCATCCACGCGCCTCCCGGCGTGCCCCACCTGAGCTACGTCCACGCTCCCATGCGGTACATGTGGGACCTGTTCGACGAGTACTTCGGTCCCGGCCGCACCCGGCTCCCCGTGCGCGCCGCCGCCCTCGCCGTGCGCCCCTACCTCCAGCACTGGGACCGCACCTCCACCCAGCGCGTGGACCGCCTCGTCGCCAACTCCCGGCACATCGCCGGGAAGATCCGCCGCTTCTGGGACCGCGAGGCCTCCGTCGTCCCGCCCCCCGTGGAGCTCGAGCGCTTCACCCAGGTGCCGCTTGAAGGGGGAGGGCAGGGCGGCTACTTCCTGTGGCTCGGCGCCTTCGCCCCCTACAAGCGCCTGGACGTCGCCCTGGAGGCCTTCCGCACCCTGGACACCCCGCTGTGGGTCGTGGGCACGGGGCAGGAGGCTTCCCGCCTCACGTCCGGGCCGCTTCCGCCCCACATCCGGTTCCTTGGCAACGTGCCCGACAGCGCGCTCCCCGCCCTCTACCGCGACGCCCGCGCGCTCCTCTTCACCCCGGAGGAGGACTTCGGCATCACCCCCCTGGAGGCCCAGGCCACCGGACGGCCCGTCATCGCCTTCGGCAAGGGCGGCGCCCTGGAGACCGTCACTCCCAGGACGGGTCTCTTCTTCCCGGAGCAGACCCCCGCGTCCCTCGCCGCCGCCGTGCGCCAGTTCGACGCCTGGGAGAAGACCTTCCGCCCCGAGGACGCCCGCGCCCAGGCCGAGCGCTTCAGCCGCGCCCGCTTCCAGCAGGCCATCCAGGCGGAGGTGGAGGCCCTGCTGGGCATGTCCCCGGGCTCCCCAGCGGTGTGA
- a CDS encoding glycosyltransferase family 4 protein, whose product MVRGQLHGIARYALELARRLPALAPDLEFSALVPAKGLPDDLGELTPKIPLHRSRAGYLSPTEQPLLAYELTKLKPDLFHATSFSLPLFWPGRLVATLHDANHLALADQYTPVQAIYYKAVVGPRARLATALITVSDFSREELGKYLKMSPYRFQVIHNGVDPRFQPPTASEAKAFRERHELPERYIAVVGNAKPFKNLAMLGKFAPDLPVPLVLLAGTGAVAHETGLHENVIDLEQLPESEMALFYGAATALLLPSKYEGFGLPALEAMASGCPVIAADTTALPEVVGDAALRVPPDDVKSWHETTLRVLRDENLRRSLMELGRERAARFTWDRCAQQTLGVFKRALQGRQPVRP is encoded by the coding sequence ATGGTGCGCGGTCAGCTCCACGGCATCGCGAGGTACGCGCTGGAGCTGGCGCGCCGGCTGCCCGCCCTGGCCCCGGACCTGGAGTTCTCCGCGCTGGTACCGGCGAAGGGCCTGCCGGACGACCTGGGTGAGCTGACGCCAAAGATTCCACTGCACCGCTCCAGGGCCGGGTACCTGTCACCGACCGAGCAGCCGCTGCTGGCGTACGAACTGACGAAGCTGAAGCCAGACCTGTTCCACGCGACGTCGTTCTCGTTGCCGCTGTTCTGGCCGGGCCGCTTGGTGGCGACGTTGCATGACGCGAACCACCTGGCGCTGGCGGACCAATACACGCCGGTGCAGGCCATTTATTACAAGGCCGTGGTGGGACCACGGGCGCGCCTGGCGACTGCGCTGATCACGGTGTCTGACTTCTCCCGGGAGGAGCTGGGGAAGTATTTGAAGATGTCGCCGTACCGGTTCCAGGTGATCCACAACGGAGTGGATCCGAGGTTCCAGCCGCCCACGGCGAGTGAGGCAAAGGCATTCCGGGAGCGGCATGAGCTGCCGGAGCGGTACATCGCGGTCGTGGGCAACGCGAAGCCGTTCAAGAACCTGGCGATGCTGGGGAAGTTCGCGCCGGACCTGCCAGTGCCACTGGTGCTGCTCGCGGGCACGGGCGCAGTGGCGCATGAGACGGGCCTGCACGAGAACGTCATCGACCTGGAGCAACTGCCCGAGTCGGAGATGGCGTTGTTCTATGGCGCCGCCACGGCACTGCTTCTGCCTTCGAAGTACGAGGGATTTGGATTGCCTGCCCTGGAGGCCATGGCGTCCGGGTGTCCTGTCATCGCAGCGGATACGACGGCATTGCCAGAAGTCGTAGGGGACGCAGCGCTGCGAGTCCCTCCCGACGACGTGAAGTCCTGGCATGAAACAACGCTACGCGTTCTCAGGGACGAGAACCTGCGCCGGAGTCTGATGGAGTTGGGTCGAGAGCGAGCGGCTCGGTTCACCTGGGACCGATGCGCTCAACAGACCCTTGGTGTCTTCAAGCGAGCCCTTCAGGGAAGACAGCCGGTGCGGCCATGA
- a CDS encoding patatin-like phospholipase family protein has protein sequence MIGPTRSRVLGLLFGTCALLLTASDASAQTADPKAVSLTVSGGVSLGTYEAGFLYYSGTSSQGERAVDLRLVTGASAGSLNALLAIMATCGVDASTPGQSLFWDIWVPIGFNDLFVPTSTTPLGVFSREALERRASHIEQAWNRGLDRSCDVVLGVSTTRLSPRALQAANGRLDLPRLEEKFAIRIQGRGPGRTPRATNYTTREGRRLELLVETDEHGEIPFANLRELLLASMSFPIAFPPQPLRTCAPKASAKPGVCLPSEAKRELFIDGGVFDNTPLRLAVGLARDGLRETADGKLEWRPVPNPDVRTTPPGIAFAFIDPDATEYPVAPPAQSGAGPASLPGTLAEILAAFVDTARSKELAMLLEEEPEISKRLTLPRRHFPAAGAPLFAFLGFFERSFRVFDFYLGMYDARRMMDDAFREGRTPLERPRAAEMDGIGGWQPFACMSAVYDSLPSAEQACQGEALEDFRALLQMSLDQLYDVCSKSAGTVPPGTWRNAHCDSAIAGQPPPHVPGLQPNAWPDWKQGKDESELAYSMRLLGAYGFGFRDLGVPKGQGDQAVLRIRHELGAAAHRLAAVQPPADKPTVRFASKLAVDSISYEPQRLSLHITMGPTESELGLSVGASAMPLSSGLRFAGALGFRGLEDVLSSGSSSDPFGVVLAGGLEFQPRSEQTFLSQSRLALRAGWLFSANDDYGTNVCTEGGASHVTACSRPVVQALVGITFLEFLRAQLVGEWFPGTNSRKTLWSVAPGIGLELGL, from the coding sequence ATGATTGGCCCCACGAGGTCACGCGTCCTGGGTCTGCTGTTCGGCACCTGCGCGCTGCTCCTGACCGCATCGGACGCGAGTGCTCAGACTGCGGATCCGAAAGCAGTGTCGCTCACCGTGAGTGGTGGCGTGTCCTTGGGCACATATGAGGCCGGGTTCCTCTACTACTCAGGGACGTCCTCCCAGGGGGAACGCGCCGTGGACCTGCGGCTTGTGACGGGCGCCTCCGCGGGAAGCCTCAATGCATTGCTGGCGATCATGGCGACCTGTGGCGTGGATGCGTCGACGCCGGGCCAATCGCTGTTCTGGGACATCTGGGTTCCCATCGGGTTCAACGACCTCTTCGTCCCGACGTCGACTACGCCACTCGGTGTCTTCTCCCGGGAGGCACTGGAACGGCGCGCATCCCATATCGAACAGGCCTGGAATCGAGGCCTGGATCGCTCCTGCGACGTGGTGCTCGGAGTCTCGACGACGCGCCTTTCGCCTCGCGCCCTTCAGGCCGCGAACGGACGGCTCGACCTGCCTCGGCTCGAAGAGAAGTTCGCCATCCGCATCCAGGGACGCGGACCCGGGCGCACTCCTCGCGCGACCAACTACACCACCCGCGAAGGCCGGCGCCTGGAGCTCCTGGTCGAAACGGACGAGCACGGGGAGATTCCCTTCGCGAACCTGCGCGAGTTGCTGCTCGCGTCCATGTCCTTCCCCATCGCGTTCCCGCCCCAACCTCTGCGGACCTGCGCGCCGAAGGCCTCCGCGAAGCCCGGGGTCTGTCTGCCTTCGGAGGCGAAGCGAGAACTCTTCATTGATGGCGGCGTCTTTGACAACACGCCACTGCGTCTGGCCGTGGGGCTTGCCCGTGATGGTCTTCGAGAGACTGCTGACGGCAAGCTGGAGTGGCGTCCCGTTCCCAATCCGGATGTGCGCACGACGCCTCCCGGCATCGCGTTCGCATTCATCGACCCGGACGCCACGGAGTACCCGGTCGCACCGCCTGCACAATCCGGTGCAGGACCTGCGTCCCTGCCGGGAACACTCGCGGAGATCCTGGCGGCTTTCGTGGACACGGCGCGGTCCAAGGAACTGGCCATGCTCCTGGAGGAAGAGCCGGAGATATCCAAGCGGCTCACCCTGCCCCGCAGACACTTTCCCGCAGCCGGTGCACCCCTGTTCGCGTTCTTGGGCTTTTTCGAACGAAGCTTCCGAGTCTTCGATTTCTACCTGGGCATGTACGACGCCCGCCGGATGATGGATGACGCGTTCCGAGAAGGTCGGACGCCGTTGGAGCGGCCTCGAGCGGCGGAGATGGATGGCATTGGCGGATGGCAGCCCTTCGCCTGCATGAGCGCCGTCTACGACTCCTTGCCGAGCGCTGAGCAGGCGTGTCAGGGCGAAGCGCTGGAGGACTTCCGGGCGCTGTTACAGATGTCGCTCGACCAGCTCTATGACGTATGCAGCAAGTCCGCCGGCACCGTTCCGCCGGGCACCTGGCGCAACGCGCACTGTGACAGTGCCATCGCTGGCCAGCCACCGCCACATGTCCCGGGCCTCCAGCCCAACGCATGGCCGGACTGGAAGCAGGGCAAGGATGAATCGGAGCTGGCGTATTCGATGCGGCTCCTGGGGGCCTATGGCTTCGGGTTCCGGGACCTTGGCGTCCCGAAGGGACAAGGAGACCAGGCCGTCCTGCGTATCCGCCATGAGCTCGGGGCCGCCGCCCACCGGCTCGCGGCAGTGCAGCCTCCAGCCGACAAGCCCACGGTTCGCTTCGCCAGCAAGCTCGCGGTGGACAGCATCAGCTACGAACCCCAGCGCCTGTCGCTGCACATCACGATGGGGCCCACGGAGAGCGAGCTGGGCTTGAGCGTCGGGGCTTCCGCGATGCCTCTGTCGTCCGGGCTCCGGTTCGCGGGTGCGCTTGGGTTTCGGGGACTCGAGGACGTCCTGTCCTCCGGCAGCAGCAGCGATCCCTTTGGTGTGGTCCTAGCGGGAGGGCTGGAGTTCCAACCTCGCTCGGAGCAGACCTTTCTCTCGCAAAGCCGCCTCGCACTTCGCGCCGGATGGTTGTTCAGCGCGAACGACGATTACGGGACGAACGTCTGCACGGAGGGAGGCGCCAGCCATGTGACCGCGTGCTCGCGGCCCGTGGTCCAGGCGCTCGTGGGCATCACCTTCCTGGAGTTCCTCCGCGCCCAGCTAGTCGGCGAGTGGTTCCCGGGAACCAACTCCCGCAAGACGCTCTGGTCAGTGGCTCCAGGCATTGGCCTGGAGCTGGGGCTCTAA
- a CDS encoding MFS transporter: MKPNAPLLALAVGAFGIGVTEFAPMGMLPVIAEDLGVSIPAAGLLVSAYAFGVLVGAPVMTLTTGRVPRRTLLVGLMGIFTLGNLLSALAPEYWTLMAARVVTSFNHGAFFGVGAIVAASVVAPNRRAGAVAAMFMGLTVANITGVPLASWAGESLGWRASFWGIAGLGALAMVALRLTLPHGQVEPSSDSGAMKAELAVLRRGPVLAALALTVIGSSAMFTVFTYIAPILKEQTLASAGFVTAMLMTYGLGLTIGNWLGGRFADRSVDRTLIVTLAGLATLLVVFAGVMPWQAPAAVVIFLWGVASFALVPPLQMRVMTAASDAPNLASAMNIGAFNLGNAIGAALGGAVIGLNLGYPAVALAGAAMAGAGLILVLLLVRREARVVTALPARC, from the coding sequence ATGAAGCCCAATGCTCCTCTTCTTGCTCTGGCGGTCGGCGCTTTCGGCATCGGGGTCACGGAGTTCGCGCCGATGGGCATGCTGCCTGTGATCGCCGAGGACCTCGGCGTCTCCATCCCGGCGGCGGGCTTGTTGGTCAGCGCCTACGCCTTCGGGGTGCTGGTCGGCGCGCCGGTGATGACCTTGACGACCGGCCGGGTACCACGCCGGACCCTGCTGGTCGGCCTGATGGGCATCTTCACCCTGGGCAACCTGCTGTCGGCGCTCGCGCCGGAGTACTGGACCTTGATGGCGGCCCGGGTGGTGACGTCGTTCAACCACGGCGCCTTCTTTGGGGTGGGCGCCATCGTCGCGGCCAGCGTGGTCGCGCCAAACAGGCGGGCGGGCGCTGTCGCGGCCATGTTCATGGGCCTGACCGTCGCCAACATCACCGGCGTTCCCCTGGCCTCCTGGGCGGGCGAGAGCCTGGGCTGGCGCGCCTCCTTCTGGGGCATCGCGGGTCTTGGAGCCCTGGCGATGGTCGCGCTTCGCCTGACCCTGCCGCACGGCCAGGTCGAGCCCTCTTCCGACAGTGGCGCCATGAAGGCTGAGTTGGCGGTGCTCCGACGCGGCCCTGTCCTGGCCGCCCTGGCCCTGACCGTCATCGGCTCCAGCGCCATGTTCACCGTCTTCACCTACATCGCTCCGATCCTGAAGGAGCAGACCCTGGCCTCGGCCGGCTTCGTCACCGCGATGCTGATGACCTATGGACTGGGGCTGACGATTGGCAACTGGCTGGGGGGCCGCTTCGCCGATAGGTCGGTGGACCGGACGTTGATTGTCACCCTGGCAGGCCTCGCCACACTGCTGGTGGTATTCGCTGGGGTCATGCCGTGGCAGGCGCCTGCCGCGGTGGTGATCTTCCTCTGGGGCGTGGCGAGCTTCGCTCTGGTGCCACCGCTGCAGATGCGGGTGATGACCGCAGCCAGCGACGCGCCGAACCTGGCTTCGGCCATGAACATCGGGGCCTTCAACCTGGGCAACGCCATTGGCGCGGCCCTTGGTGGGGCGGTCATTGGCCTCAACCTCGGCTATCCGGCCGTGGCTCTGGCCGGGGCGGCGATGGCTGGAGCAGGCCTCATCCTGGTCTTGTTGCTGGTTCGCCGCGAGGCCCGCGTGGTCACGGCGCTCCCGGCGCGCTGCTGA
- a CDS encoding LysR family transcriptional regulator, translating into MNAKVQPGGADRAHEMAVFSAVVATGSFSAAGRELDLSPSAVSRTLDRIEARLGVRLMLRTTRALTLTPEGHAYLRAARRILAELDDAEQAIADLGAPRGRLRVSAAHSHGRLCVVPLLGDFTARYPHILVDINLTDRVVDIAAGQADVAIRFGPLADSGLTARKLGENPRVIVASPDYLARRGTPMVPEDLHHHNCLNFNFRRAEAVWPFVRDGHEYSLSVKGSIEANNGETLGQLAAAGVGVARVGAFSVAEELRSGRLVPLLEQYNPGDVENIHAVFVGGANLPARVRVFVDYLADALR; encoded by the coding sequence ATGAACGCAAAGGTGCAGCCGGGCGGCGCGGATCGGGCGCATGAGATGGCCGTCTTTTCGGCCGTGGTGGCGACCGGCAGCTTTTCTGCGGCCGGGCGTGAGCTGGACCTGAGCCCATCGGCCGTCAGCCGGACCCTCGACCGCATCGAGGCGCGTCTGGGGGTACGCCTGATGCTGCGCACGACCCGGGCCCTGACGCTGACGCCCGAAGGACACGCCTATCTGCGCGCGGCGCGGCGCATCCTGGCGGAGCTGGACGACGCGGAGCAGGCCATCGCCGATCTGGGCGCGCCGCGCGGGCGGCTGCGAGTGAGCGCCGCCCACTCGCATGGGCGCCTGTGCGTGGTCCCCCTGCTCGGCGACTTCACGGCGCGATACCCACACATCCTGGTGGACATCAACCTGACAGACAGGGTGGTCGACATCGCAGCGGGACAGGCGGACGTCGCCATCCGCTTCGGCCCGCTCGCGGACAGCGGCTTGACCGCGCGAAAGCTCGGCGAGAATCCGCGCGTGATCGTGGCTTCGCCCGACTATCTGGCCCGGCGCGGGACACCGATGGTTCCAGAGGACCTGCACCACCATAACTGCCTGAACTTCAATTTTCGTCGAGCCGAAGCGGTCTGGCCCTTCGTGCGCGACGGGCACGAATACAGCCTGTCCGTGAAGGGCTCCATCGAAGCCAATAACGGAGAGACCCTGGGCCAGCTGGCGGCGGCCGGCGTGGGGGTGGCGCGGGTCGGCGCATTCAGTGTCGCGGAAGAGCTACGCTCGGGCCGCCTGGTTCCTCTGCTGGAGCAATACAATCCAGGCGACGTGGAGAACATTCACGCCGTCTTTGTCGGCGGCGCCAACCTGCCCGCGCGCGTCAGGGTGTTCGTCGACTACCTGGCCGACGCCTTGCGCTGA
- a CDS encoding keratin-associated protein 10-2 — protein MISIRSIALSCFVVLGIFAACSDDSPNPPGGAPDASVPDASVPDASVEMCTDAGTTQCGDTCVSTDSDPAHCGGCGQACASIEACESGVCVSVCRIDGQQIAAGTLNAANACEQCTPATSATAWTQLAEGAECGVGQVCSAGACSPKCFINGTIYGEGTPNPANACEVCTPAMSTTAWSPREAIPLLVGGTDIVAQGWTTISQAPSTLTYGEDYVRLATSTNSGARTSGQLLLAKTNALDPTQPFKLRVTMQVESVNTHNQLDSGAAILGSFTSPSGNSTDRTQMIYLDSRAIGWADDTQSAAFAVTDGAYHVYELAVDASKVATVSVDGVAKLTRNNFTASGTIAIGDQTNDPNVDGVVRIKSVEKLCQ, from the coding sequence ATGATCTCCATTCGGTCCATCGCGCTCTCCTGCTTCGTCGTGCTCGGCATCTTCGCTGCCTGTAGTGACGATTCCCCCAACCCACCCGGCGGGGCACCCGACGCCTCCGTGCCGGATGCCTCCGTGCCCGACGCGTCTGTAGAGATGTGCACCGACGCTGGCACCACGCAGTGCGGCGACACCTGCGTCAGCACCGACAGCGACCCGGCTCACTGCGGAGGCTGCGGCCAGGCCTGCGCGAGCATCGAGGCCTGTGAGTCCGGCGTCTGCGTCTCGGTCTGTCGGATCGACGGCCAGCAGATCGCGGCCGGGACTTTGAACGCGGCGAACGCGTGCGAGCAGTGCACGCCCGCGACGTCCGCGACCGCGTGGACGCAGCTCGCGGAAGGCGCAGAGTGCGGCGTGGGACAGGTTTGCTCGGCCGGTGCGTGCAGCCCGAAGTGCTTCATCAACGGCACGATCTACGGCGAAGGAACGCCGAACCCGGCGAATGCCTGCGAGGTCTGCACGCCAGCGATGTCGACGACTGCGTGGTCCCCGCGCGAGGCCATTCCGCTGCTGGTCGGCGGCACCGACATCGTGGCGCAGGGATGGACGACGATCTCACAGGCGCCGAGCACGCTCACGTACGGCGAGGACTACGTCCGCCTCGCGACGTCGACCAACAGCGGCGCTCGAACGAGCGGGCAGTTGCTCCTCGCGAAGACGAACGCGCTCGACCCGACGCAGCCGTTCAAGCTCCGCGTGACGATGCAGGTCGAATCGGTGAACACCCACAATCAGCTCGACAGCGGCGCGGCCATCCTGGGGAGCTTCACCAGCCCGTCCGGCAACTCAACGGATCGAACGCAGATGATCTACCTGGACAGCAGGGCGATTGGCTGGGCGGATGATACGCAGTCTGCGGCGTTCGCCGTGACCGATGGCGCGTATCACGTCTACGAGCTCGCGGTGGATGCATCCAAGGTAGCGACGGTGAGCGTCGACGGTGTCGCCAAGCTCACGCGGAACAACTTCACGGCGAGCGGCACCATCGCCATTGGAGACCAGACCAACGATCCGAACGTCGATGGCGTGGTGCGGATCAAGTCGGTCGAGAAGCTCTGTCAGTGA
- a CDS encoding GNAT family N-acetyltransferase, whose amino-acid sequence MMDAHTVTRIGSHDKDLQELFCDYVPQVFRRADFRRWRAWGQWSDDYHAYALMEAGRVVANTSVMRMRLVLEGREVTGYQLGAVGCLPSHRGRGLARVAMNAALDACGDAPVLLFANPTVRQFYPRFGFQPQRQTLFTTTYDSVPEGPPALTLNLDDEEVRAGLVALSSEGLPSTERFGARGYATVASWPVANGFARPLRQLGSEAWVFAGVEGETLYLDDVFAREPFDLRAWIPRLIDRPIRAIRFGFTPERYWPGAVEAGEDTEADLFVRNLQLSPEAHRFPIMAHT is encoded by the coding sequence ATGATGGACGCCCACACGGTCACCCGGATCGGGTCACACGACAAAGACCTCCAGGAATTGTTCTGTGACTACGTGCCCCAGGTGTTCCGCCGTGCGGACTTCCGTCGTTGGCGTGCCTGGGGCCAATGGAGCGACGACTACCACGCGTACGCGCTGATGGAGGCCGGCCGCGTGGTGGCCAATACCTCCGTGATGCGGATGCGCCTGGTGCTGGAGGGCCGCGAGGTGACGGGCTACCAGCTGGGCGCCGTGGGCTGCCTGCCGTCGCATCGAGGGAGAGGGCTGGCACGGGTGGCCATGAACGCCGCGCTGGACGCGTGTGGGGATGCACCCGTGCTGCTCTTCGCCAACCCCACCGTGCGCCAGTTCTACCCGCGCTTCGGATTCCAACCTCAAAGGCAGACGCTGTTCACCACGACGTACGATTCCGTGCCGGAAGGGCCACCTGCGCTCACGCTCAACTTGGACGATGAGGAAGTGCGCGCGGGACTCGTTGCGCTCTCCAGCGAAGGCCTTCCGTCAACGGAGCGCTTCGGCGCGCGGGGCTACGCGACGGTGGCGAGCTGGCCCGTGGCCAATGGCTTCGCGAGGCCTTTGCGTCAGCTGGGTTCGGAAGCCTGGGTGTTCGCGGGCGTCGAGGGAGAAACGCTCTACCTCGACGATGTCTTCGCTCGGGAGCCCTTCGATCTGCGAGCCTGGATCCCCCGGTTGATTGACCGGCCCATCCGAGCCATCCGCTTCGGTTTCACCCCGGAGCGTTACTGGCCCGGTGCCGTGGAGGCCGGTGAGGACACGGAGGCCGACCTGTTCGTCCGGAATCTCCAGCTCTCACCCGAGGCCCACCGGTTCCCGATCATGGCCCACACGTGA
- a CDS encoding DUF3472 domain-containing protein, with protein MTRFLQVLTPFCLGSLLACGGTDPQATQPEPRTLATTSQSLVKVNQTYSYWDVQNVPAQGLYNFDLTIFPSNDPAADATHVAPWYFYAAQFAFKTGGDAGYIGIQTDPNGKRAVFSIWGANGATCSNVSGAICQPFSHEGVGYQTMVPFNWVAGQYYRVRVWQNGADAEGEWWLGVIINDSTQTETVVGRIRVPWGRNWLSGSIINWVEWYGPGTDNCTQLTSSTVYFAPPKGNAGTLTAPPPYNTTGQGPCASDVSVYGEWMRHYNGW; from the coding sequence ATGACCCGATTCCTTCAGGTGCTGACTCCCTTCTGTCTGGGTTCCCTCCTTGCCTGCGGAGGGACTGATCCTCAGGCCACGCAACCCGAGCCGAGGACGCTGGCGACGACGTCGCAGTCCCTGGTGAAGGTGAACCAGACCTATTCCTACTGGGATGTGCAGAACGTGCCGGCCCAGGGCCTCTACAACTTCGACCTGACCATCTTCCCGTCGAACGACCCGGCCGCGGACGCGACCCACGTCGCGCCCTGGTACTTCTACGCCGCGCAGTTCGCTTTCAAGACGGGTGGCGATGCGGGCTACATCGGCATCCAGACGGATCCCAATGGGAAGCGCGCCGTGTTCTCCATCTGGGGAGCCAATGGCGCGACGTGCTCGAACGTGAGCGGCGCCATCTGTCAGCCGTTCTCCCACGAAGGGGTGGGGTACCAGACGATGGTGCCCTTCAACTGGGTGGCCGGGCAGTACTACCGCGTCCGCGTCTGGCAGAACGGGGCGGACGCGGAAGGCGAGTGGTGGCTGGGCGTCATCATCAACGACAGCACCCAGACGGAGACGGTCGTTGGACGGATCCGCGTGCCGTGGGGGCGCAACTGGCTGAGCGGCTCCATCATCAACTGGGTGGAGTGGTACGGCCCCGGCACGGACAACTGCACCCAGCTCACGTCGTCCACGGTCTACTTCGCGCCGCCGAAGGGGAACGCCGGGACGCTCACCGCGCCGCCGCCCTACAACACGACGGGTCAGGGGCCGTGCGCGTCGGACGTCAGCGTGTACGGCGAATGGATGAGGCATTACAACGGCTGGTGA
- a CDS encoding O-antigen ligase family protein, translated as MGTDTKTVESGRWKTAVAAVLGLYAVGLVLAEAVLQAGAILATALALALAVTKRLRLEKDVRAFVLASVALCAWQLLSPAVALLTGAATKWPRGARYGQALDTVAAAAVACIGTLGVPWLMLGSLIAGGWLLAAALGFFQHRVPWPWEPPKFTKLNLARLHENFGTEENPRYAAGGFFFHRLKFAHGAIAVLGPALAVIGRSKVTRRRVLAGVMVLGLLLSIYGAFARAALGAALGVCVLALLLLLRGTARKAGLGVAVALVAVVLLTPAWRERFGKALDNLFGSGERSLAMSVGWRLVREHPWVGVGFGNHKPAALATQAETGITDLLATDSHNLWLTAWAETGLVGLVLLATMHFLLARALVRRHRAGSIPATGALLSFVGFHVLALVHYLPFHPSVHLSFMLIWGLGLCGYSQDSQESVKSA; from the coding sequence ATGGGCACGGATACGAAGACGGTCGAGTCAGGGCGCTGGAAGACGGCGGTCGCCGCGGTATTGGGGCTCTACGCGGTGGGGCTGGTGCTGGCGGAGGCGGTGCTCCAGGCCGGAGCCATCCTGGCCACGGCGCTGGCCCTGGCGCTGGCGGTGACGAAGCGGCTGCGGCTGGAGAAGGACGTGAGGGCGTTCGTGCTGGCGAGCGTCGCCCTGTGCGCCTGGCAGCTCCTGTCCCCAGCGGTGGCGCTGCTGACGGGAGCCGCGACGAAGTGGCCCCGAGGCGCGAGGTACGGCCAGGCGCTGGACACGGTGGCGGCAGCGGCGGTCGCGTGCATCGGGACGCTGGGCGTGCCCTGGCTGATGCTGGGGAGCCTCATCGCGGGAGGTTGGCTGCTGGCGGCGGCGCTGGGCTTCTTCCAGCACCGCGTGCCGTGGCCCTGGGAGCCGCCGAAGTTCACGAAGCTGAACCTGGCGCGCCTGCATGAGAACTTCGGAACGGAGGAGAACCCGAGGTACGCGGCGGGAGGCTTCTTCTTCCACCGGCTGAAGTTCGCGCACGGAGCGATTGCCGTGCTGGGCCCGGCGCTGGCGGTGATTGGACGGTCGAAGGTGACGCGGCGGCGGGTGCTGGCCGGGGTGATGGTGCTGGGGCTGCTGTTGTCCATCTACGGCGCGTTCGCGAGAGCAGCGCTGGGAGCGGCGCTGGGCGTGTGCGTGCTGGCGCTGCTGCTGTTGCTGCGAGGGACGGCGCGGAAGGCCGGGCTCGGCGTGGCGGTGGCGCTGGTGGCGGTGGTGCTGCTGACGCCCGCGTGGCGGGAGCGGTTCGGCAAGGCGTTGGACAACCTCTTCGGGAGTGGTGAGCGCTCGCTGGCGATGTCGGTGGGCTGGAGGCTGGTGCGGGAGCACCCCTGGGTGGGCGTGGGCTTCGGCAATCACAAACCCGCGGCCCTGGCGACGCAGGCGGAGACGGGCATCACGGACCTGCTGGCCACGGACTCCCACAACCTCTGGCTGACGGCCTGGGCGGAGACCGGGCTCGTGGGGCTGGTGCTGCTGGCGACGATGCACTTCCTACTGGCGAGGGCGCTGGTGCGAAGGCACCGGGCAGGTTCGATTCCGGCCACGGGAGCGCTGCTGTCCTTCGTGGGCTTCCACGTCCTGGCCCTGGTGCACTACCTGCCGTTCCACCCCAGCGTACACCTGTCGTTCATGCTCATCTGGGGCCTGGGGCTGTGTGGGTACAGCCAGGACAGTCAGGAATCAGTAAAGTCCGCTTAG